Proteins encoded in a region of the Atopobium sp. oral taxon 416 genome:
- a CDS encoding Xaa-Pro peptidase family protein, which translates to MVDAKACAQRVERLRGVMAAKGYDAVVLRNNADLRWLTGAQRTFDDEVAHTAFVAKDGQWLHTDSRYYGTFIDRLGKDTPWVIDQKYIGAADWVAQRVLETHARVVALEDTQDLAFAEALTEALNHASLGCLLPHMHGDVSALRIVKDAEEVSLIKHAQSITDAAFEHICGFIKPGMTELQVRTELEGYMFSHGADALSFDSLIASGPNGANPHAQPGSRVIQEGDMIVMDYGAGYHDYHSDMTRTVCVGEASEEQKKVYAVVRKANETCEAAIHEGVTGNEIHNLAVKVITDAGYGKYFNHGLGHGVGLQIHELPLFTRAAVGAKKTSAGAVVTVEPGIYLPDKFGIRLEDFGQVTKDGYEVFTQSPHELQELPVK; encoded by the coding sequence GTGGTTGATGCAAAAGCGTGCGCTCAGCGTGTGGAGCGACTGAGAGGGGTCATGGCGGCAAAGGGCTACGATGCGGTAGTTCTGCGCAACAACGCTGACCTGCGCTGGCTCACTGGCGCGCAGCGTACCTTCGACGACGAAGTGGCGCACACTGCATTCGTTGCAAAAGATGGGCAGTGGCTCCATACGGATTCCCGCTACTACGGTACCTTCATCGACCGCCTGGGGAAGGATACTCCTTGGGTGATCGACCAGAAATATATCGGCGCCGCTGACTGGGTGGCGCAGCGCGTACTGGAGACCCACGCCCGCGTGGTCGCGCTTGAGGACACCCAGGATCTAGCCTTCGCTGAGGCGCTCACCGAGGCGCTTAACCATGCTTCACTCGGGTGCTTGCTGCCTCACATGCACGGGGATGTCTCAGCCCTGCGTATTGTCAAGGACGCCGAAGAAGTCTCCCTGATCAAGCACGCGCAGTCCATCACCGATGCGGCCTTCGAACATATCTGTGGCTTCATCAAGCCGGGCATGACTGAGCTCCAGGTACGCACCGAGCTTGAGGGCTACATGTTCAGCCACGGTGCAGATGCGCTTTCCTTTGACTCGCTCATCGCTTCCGGTCCGAATGGTGCCAACCCGCACGCCCAGCCGGGCAGCCGCGTGATTCAGGAGGGTGACATGATCGTTATGGACTACGGCGCCGGCTACCACGACTATCACTCCGATATGACCCGCACGGTCTGCGTGGGTGAGGCTTCCGAGGAGCAGAAGAAGGTCTATGCGGTTGTCCGTAAGGCCAACGAGACCTGTGAAGCTGCAATCCACGAGGGTGTCACCGGCAACGAAATCCACAACCTCGCCGTCAAGGTGATCACAGACGCTGGCTACGGTAAGTACTTCAACCACGGCCTGGGCCACGGTGTCGGCCTTCAGATCCACGAGCTCCCACTCTTCACCCGTGCCGCCGTTGGCGCAAAGAAGACCTCCGCTGGTGCGGTCGTCACGGTCGAGCCGGGCATCTATCTGCCGGACAAGTTCGGAATCCGCCTCGAGGACTTCGGACAGGTCACCAAAGATGGGTATGAAGTCTTTACGCAGTCTCCGCACGAGCTGCAGGAGCTTCCGGTGAAATAA
- a CDS encoding shikimate kinase has protein sequence MGSLGEGYVHHQGCDHIFFIGFLGAGKSTLARNLGRLFCRGYVDTDRLVERNFGKCVCDIFEQDGEEAFRDAETEVLRSLKGRKSLLVSCGGGIVERPGNAQLMHEMGKVVYLDGDLEDSLKKIRHTEGRPDLGCCMKDTKACYERRRPLYEKTADYTLDIHNKSFQEVADAAVQLLWEKGLL, from the coding sequence TTGGGTTCGCTCGGGGAAGGATATGTTCATCACCAGGGATGTGACCATATCTTTTTTATCGGTTTTCTTGGAGCAGGGAAGTCGACACTCGCGCGCAACTTAGGCAGGCTCTTCTGTCGCGGCTATGTCGATACCGACCGTCTGGTCGAACGCAACTTCGGCAAGTGTGTCTGCGATATCTTCGAACAGGACGGCGAAGAGGCTTTCCGCGATGCGGAGACCGAAGTCCTGCGCAGCCTGAAGGGCCGCAAGTCCCTGCTCGTGAGCTGTGGGGGAGGCATCGTGGAGCGCCCCGGCAACGCACAGCTGATGCACGAGATGGGGAAAGTGGTCTATCTGGATGGGGATCTTGAGGATTCCCTGAAAAAGATCCGCCACACCGAAGGCAGACCCGATCTAGGCTGCTGTATGAAAGACACAAAGGCGTGCTACGAACGGCGCCGCCCGCTGTATGAGAAGACCGCGGATTATACGTTGGATATCCATAACAAGAGTTTTCAAGAGGTGGCCGATGCGGCCGTGCAGCTCCTCTGGGAGAAAGGTTTGCTATGA
- the nusB gene encoding transcription antitermination factor NusB, with the protein MARSQALQLVFQAEATGRSVDEVLAGDYVISDGPLDPFGERLSRGCWDYIPELDRIIEAVSTNWSLSRMPAVDRNLLRLALYEILEVDDVALPVTIDECVELAKAFGTDESSRFINGVLGHIARELDQGKDLEGQVERERAARLNATPATQASQGGGHGED; encoded by the coding sequence TTGGCGCGCAGCCAGGCCCTTCAGCTCGTCTTTCAGGCTGAGGCAACCGGCCGCAGCGTCGATGAGGTGCTGGCGGGTGACTATGTGATCTCCGACGGACCGCTCGACCCCTTTGGCGAGAGGCTCTCCCGCGGGTGCTGGGACTACATCCCCGAACTCGACCGCATCATCGAGGCGGTCTCCACAAACTGGTCCCTGAGCCGGATGCCGGCGGTGGACCGCAACCTACTCCGCTTGGCGCTCTATGAGATCCTGGAGGTCGACGACGTCGCGTTGCCGGTCACGATCGACGAGTGCGTGGAGCTCGCAAAGGCCTTCGGCACCGACGAGTCCTCCCGCTTTATCAACGGCGTCTTAGGGCACATCGCCCGTGAGCTTGACCAAGGCAAGGACCTGGAAGGTCAAGTTGAGCGCGAACGCGCCGCGCGTCTCAACGCTACACCGGCCACGCAAGCATCTCAGGGTGGCGGGCATGGCGAAGATTGA
- a CDS encoding prepilin peptidase produces MICLLAIAIGVSVRDARTRIIDNASCIFITVIGLAFQSLRALHPEAVLSVPGWGRFAERLNTPAFCILFSMLFLTCAVAIEFLYRRFTQQAGFGLGDVKYASAWAPLLGEWILPALCTALLAGALVAWLRHQETFAAGPWLSVGFYSVLLALMLAP; encoded by the coding sequence GTGATTTGCCTTCTCGCGATAGCCATCGGCGTGAGCGTGCGCGATGCCCGAACGAGAATCATTGATAACGCATCTTGCATTTTTATAACCGTGATCGGGCTGGCGTTTCAAAGCCTGAGAGCTCTCCATCCTGAAGCGGTACTGTCCGTTCCCGGATGGGGTCGGTTTGCTGAGCGGCTCAACACTCCCGCGTTCTGCATCCTGTTTTCGATGCTCTTTTTAACATGCGCAGTTGCGATCGAGTTCCTCTATCGCCGGTTCACTCAGCAGGCCGGCTTTGGTTTGGGCGATGTGAAGTATGCAAGCGCCTGGGCGCCTCTTCTGGGAGAGTGGATCCTGCCAGCGCTGTGCACTGCACTGCTTGCCGGAGCGCTCGTCGCCTGGTTGCGGCATCAGGAGACCTTTGCTGCAGGTCCCTGGCTTTCAGTTGGATTTTATAGTGTCCTGCTTGCTTTAATGCTCGCTCCCTGA
- a CDS encoding YqeG family HAD IIIA-type phosphatase has product MSLLTASAYIECVDLIDLDALKAYGYRFLLMDRDNTCMPLNTFTVPPDIERWFAKAQAMGFETCLVSNNIFGDSVKASADKLNSSAIYAAMKPSPFALLNAMRERDYTKDETVLVGDQVYTDVVAGNLAGIATILVKPQSDTDLFYTKVLRKLEVPVLKDHRYRKGPHR; this is encoded by the coding sequence ATGTCGCTGCTGACAGCCTCTGCTTATATTGAGTGCGTGGATCTGATCGATCTCGACGCGCTCAAAGCATATGGGTATCGGTTCCTCTTGATGGACCGTGACAATACCTGCATGCCGCTGAATACCTTTACAGTCCCTCCCGATATCGAGCGCTGGTTTGCCAAAGCACAAGCCATGGGCTTTGAGACCTGCCTTGTCTCCAACAACATCTTCGGGGATTCTGTGAAAGCTTCCGCAGACAAGCTTAACTCGTCTGCGATCTATGCGGCGATGAAACCCTCACCTTTTGCGCTCCTCAATGCGATGCGTGAGCGGGACTATACCAAAGACGAGACAGTGCTCGTGGGGGATCAAGTTTACACCGATGTGGTGGCGGGAAATTTAGCCGGAATAGCGACGATCTTGGTCAAACCGCAGTCAGATACGGATCTGTTCTACACTAAGGTGTTAAGAAAGCTTGAGGTGCCGGTACTGAAAGATCACCGGTACCGGAAAGGCCCGCATCGGTGA
- a CDS encoding Asp23/Gls24 family envelope stress response protein, translating into MDELSIAGIGISRQVVASVVALAAEKVEGVASVGGNGNITSSLIRIFTQKQLNTTDAVEAEVEGGKLKLTVHLAAFYGYPFRELADAVRNEVARAVSEQIGVEVASIDIAIDSLVFPKE; encoded by the coding sequence ATGGACGAGCTCTCAATCGCGGGCATCGGCATCTCACGCCAGGTTGTCGCAAGTGTCGTGGCACTGGCAGCGGAAAAAGTAGAGGGGGTTGCCTCTGTGGGAGGTAACGGGAACATCACCTCGAGCCTGATCCGCATCTTTACGCAGAAACAGTTGAACACCACCGACGCGGTCGAGGCTGAGGTCGAAGGCGGTAAGCTCAAACTCACCGTCCATCTGGCTGCGTTCTATGGGTATCCGTTCCGTGAGCTTGCCGATGCGGTACGCAATGAAGTTGCCCGTGCGGTCAGCGAGCAGATCGGTGTCGAGGTTGCTTCGATCGATATCGCAATCGACAGCCTTGTGTTTCCCAAGGAGTAA
- a CDS encoding DUF362 domain-containing protein — protein sequence MQYRLRRSAQHNRKHPRITADHSVTSIADVDMMDADDSMNLPVTRGPHLTEGLVGLHLANYDYVVSLAHFKGHTMDDFGGAVKNCSIEIASRVGEMLIHSAGASSTSWGNPSQDDFLESMAEVAKAVSEHFGAAAPCPMPT from the coding sequence GTGCAATACCGCCTACGGCGGTCAGCGCAGCACAACCGAAAGCATCCGCGTATCACGGCGGATCATAGCGTCACTTCGATCGCCGATGTTGATATGATGGACGCGGACGACTCGATGAACCTGCCCGTCACCAGAGGCCCCCACCTCACAGAGGGCCTGGTGGGATTGCATCTGGCCAACTATGACTATGTGGTATCGCTTGCGCACTTTAAGGGCCACACGATGGACGACTTTGGCGGAGCGGTCAAGAACTGCTCAATCGAGATCGCCTCCCGTGTAGGGGAGATGCTGATCCACTCAGCGGGTGCCTCGAGCACAAGCTGGGGCAACCCTTCACAGGACGATTTTCTGGAATCGATGGCGGAAGTGGCCAAGGCGGTGAGCGAACACTTTGGGGCGGCGGCTCCATGTCCTATGCCAACGTAG
- a CDS encoding IS3 family transposase translates to MDHYIVWYNTTRRKRSLKGVSLMEFRQSLGLALAT, encoded by the coding sequence ATCGACCACTACATTGTCTGGTACAACACGACAAGGCGCAAGCGCTCGCTTAAAGGAGTGAGCCTAATGGAGTTCAGGCAGAGCCTCGGCCTCGCGCTGGCAACTTAG
- a CDS encoding exodeoxyribonuclease VII small subunit has product MAKIDAADYTSFQAISDRLDELVAEVKNKDTSLERSLDIYDEAIALGSKAINLVDTPDPPSMAGSTNNAKSGE; this is encoded by the coding sequence ATGGCGAAGATTGATGCCGCAGACTATACCTCATTTCAGGCGATCTCGGATCGGCTGGATGAACTGGTCGCAGAGGTAAAAAATAAAGATACGTCACTTGAGCGTTCTCTCGATATCTACGACGAAGCGATTGCACTAGGGTCAAAGGCGATCAATCTGGTGGATACGCCGGACCCCCCTTCAATGGCAGGCAGTACCAACAATGCAAAGTCAGGCGAATAG
- the mltG gene encoding endolytic transglycosylase MltG codes for MPEPEPKHKTGLYMLLLILGLIVCLVLCAAVIPAAVQKARDHEAMTLVAPGTTVDVEIPEGADGQSIFGALVDAGLLTNDQSSDFMHAALAQGNNAQNMQAGTYTFTGGMTPEELAQALVAGPQYNAAYTLTIPEGYTVQAIANAIEKNIPTISADDFMAQAKASNYVSDYPFLADAADNSLEGFLFPRTYNFHKDVDADTVIRAMLDQYQSEIGALDFETARQNIATTYGLDFSDYDFLKLASIIEREAASDDDRPTIASVFYNRMRDGMPLQSDATSEYYKGDAVTPDDLQQNNPYNTYLNEGLPLTPICSPGEASLQAALNPAQTDYYFFYIIKDGDDSHSWYAEDYDQHLANIAAAQEQYPDAQTQDEEQGQ; via the coding sequence GTGCCCGAGCCTGAGCCCAAGCACAAAACCGGGCTCTATATGCTCCTGTTGATCCTGGGCCTTATCGTCTGTCTTGTCCTCTGCGCCGCGGTGATCCCTGCGGCAGTTCAGAAGGCACGCGACCATGAGGCGATGACCCTTGTTGCTCCGGGCACGACCGTCGACGTTGAGATCCCTGAAGGGGCTGACGGCCAGTCGATCTTCGGTGCGCTCGTGGATGCCGGCTTGCTCACCAATGATCAGTCGAGCGACTTTATGCACGCGGCGCTCGCGCAGGGCAACAACGCCCAGAATATGCAGGCGGGCACCTATACCTTTACCGGCGGCATGACACCGGAGGAGTTGGCCCAAGCCCTCGTAGCGGGTCCTCAGTACAATGCGGCCTATACGTTAACGATCCCGGAGGGATACACCGTCCAAGCGATCGCCAACGCGATCGAGAAGAACATCCCCACGATCTCTGCGGATGACTTCATGGCACAGGCGAAAGCCTCCAACTATGTGAGCGACTATCCGTTCTTAGCCGATGCGGCGGACAACTCCCTGGAAGGGTTCCTCTTCCCGAGGACCTACAACTTCCACAAGGACGTCGATGCGGATACGGTCATCCGCGCGATGCTCGACCAGTACCAAAGCGAGATCGGCGCACTTGATTTTGAGACTGCGCGGCAGAATATCGCCACCACCTACGGGCTCGACTTCAGTGACTATGACTTCCTGAAGCTCGCTTCCATCATCGAGCGTGAGGCGGCAAGCGACGATGACAGACCGACGATTGCTTCAGTTTTCTACAACCGCATGCGTGACGGTATGCCGCTGCAGTCAGACGCCACGAGCGAATATTACAAGGGTGACGCGGTGACACCGGATGATCTGCAGCAGAACAATCCGTACAACACCTATCTGAACGAAGGATTGCCCCTCACTCCGATCTGCTCTCCCGGTGAAGCTTCCTTGCAAGCTGCACTCAATCCCGCCCAGACCGACTACTACTTCTTCTACATCATCAAAGATGGTGACGATTCCCACAGCTGGTATGCTGAGGACTACGATCAGCACCTGGCCAACATTGCGGCTGCGCAGGAGCAGTACCCGGATGCCCAGACGCAGGACGAAGAACAGGGCCAGTAG
- the efp gene encoding elongation factor P, whose amino-acid sequence MATQTISTADFKNGMGLKIGNKYYTIVEFQHVKPGKGGAFVRYKIKNLKDGRTIEQTCNAGTKFESVQLITREMQYLYNDGDSYYFMDNDTYEQIPVSKDFIGDNAKWLVENDNCSLLYADDELLGVTPPMFITVEITQTDPGFKGDTVQGGTKPATISTGAQIQVPLYLNQGDKIKVDTRDGKFVQRV is encoded by the coding sequence GTGGCAACGCAGACTATCAGCACCGCTGATTTTAAGAATGGCATGGGTCTCAAGATCGGCAACAAGTACTACACGATCGTTGAGTTTCAGCACGTCAAGCCCGGCAAAGGTGGCGCCTTTGTCCGCTATAAGATCAAGAACCTGAAGGACGGCCGCACGATCGAACAAACCTGCAACGCAGGCACCAAGTTCGAGAGCGTCCAGCTTATTACCCGTGAGATGCAGTATCTCTACAACGACGGTGACTCCTATTACTTTATGGACAACGACACCTACGAGCAGATCCCAGTCTCCAAAGACTTTATCGGCGACAATGCCAAGTGGTTGGTGGAGAACGACAACTGCTCGCTGCTCTACGCCGACGACGAGCTTTTAGGCGTGACACCTCCGATGTTCATCACCGTTGAGATCACGCAGACCGATCCCGGCTTCAAGGGTGATACAGTCCAGGGCGGCACCAAGCCCGCGACGATTTCCACCGGTGCGCAGATCCAGGTCCCGCTCTATCTGAACCAGGGCGACAAGATCAAGGTCGACACCCGTGACGGCAAGTTCGTCCAGCGTGTCTAG